Below is a window of Phoenix dactylifera cultivar Barhee BC4 unplaced genomic scaffold, palm_55x_up_171113_PBpolish2nd_filt_p 000167F, whole genome shotgun sequence DNA.
tcttagaaATATGGCAGCAATATGTCATTTGATAAGTTATGATTTCTGCTTCAATATATGATTCCATAATGCGAGTTAAACTGTATGTTCATTAAAATTCAGAAAGAAAAGCTGCAGGAGTACGATATATCAATATGCTGTAACTTCTCACATGATTTTTGGATGTCACAGATGGCAGATGTAGCCAAGGATCTGACTGCTGGAACCATTGGAGGTGCAGCACAGCTGATTGTTGGGCATCCCTTTGATACCATTAAGGTTAAACTTCAGAGCCAGCCTGCCCCACTTCCTGGTCAATTCCCAAAGTATTCTGGTGCCATGGATGCAGTTAAGCAAACAACGACCAGCGAAGGCCCGAGGGGCTTGTATAAAGGGATGGGAGCTCCACTTGCCACTGTTGCAGCCTTCAATGCTCTTCTCTTTACTGTGAGGGGACAAATGGAGGCACTTTTAAGGTCAGAACCCGGTGCCCCACTCACAGTAAACCAACAGGTTGTATGTGGTGCTGGTGCTGGAGTTGCAGTTTCCTTCCTAGCATGTCCAACAGAATTGATCAAGTGCAGGTCAGTGATAGTGTGCCTTTATTTGCAATCTGAAAATAGCTTCTGGTGAAAGGattatatttttatgattaATATAGAGGTAGAGAAACATTTTACTAATGTATTTTCAGTCTTTGTTGTTAGTTTACACAAAAAGCATCTCTACATTTGGGCCACTGCCTGCTTTTGATTGTCAGGCAGTACAAAGCAACTCATCAGGTAAGACAGGCTAGTGGATCATCACAAAAACATTTcaagagtaaaaagaaaaattataaaaagaaagaattgGTTCAAGCAACTTATCATAATGACCATAATTCTGTTTTCACTCTTTAATAATACTAGTTTACTGTTTCTGTAACCATTTTGAAGTCTTTATATAAAGAAGACGAAGTCTTTCAGGCAATTTATTATAATAAATGGCACTAGTTATTCTTAGTTGTAGCCTTGTAGTAGGGATGAAACAATAAGGAAATAGGGTTTGACTTGAATTCAGTAGTAAATTCCTCTGGTTCTTCTTTTAACTATTATCTACTATTTTTTCTTGTAATGATCAAGGCACGCCAATTGAATTCTCTTCTTGttagttttcttcatcttcctgACATAGGTCTCTGATGTCCTTCTGGTGCTGTTCTTGGGGAACAACCAAGCACAGCGTATCTAGACTGAACGGATTAGGCATTTAATTACTCTGTCTGCATATTTTAACACATTGATTAATGAGATTATGTTGATGGATGACTTGCTGAGATTTTGCATGTAATTTTTGGACAAGGACCATGCCATTATATATGCTGATATGAAACATTTTCTTCTCGTCATCACATTTAAAACAGGCTACAAGCCCAAAGTGCCTTGGCAGAGTCTGCTGCCTCTTCTGGTGCAGTAAAATATAAAGGTCCTATGGATGTGGCGAAGCATGTTCTCAAATCAGAAGGTGGCCTCAGAGGCCTTTGCAAAGGTCTTGTTCCAACCTTGGCACGTGAAGTCCCTGGAAATGCTGCAATGTTTGGGGTCTACGAAGCCGTCAAGCAGTACTTTGCTGGAGGAAAAAACACTTCAGGGCTTGGGAGAGGTCATCTGATTATTGCTGGTGGCTTGGCTGGAGCATCCTTCTGGTTTTTTGTCTATCCAACAGATGTTGTGAAAAGTGTGATTCAGGTTGATGACTACAAGAATCCCAAGTTCTCTGGTTCCATTGATGCATTTAGGAAGATATCAGCATCTGAAGGGATCAAGGGCCTGTACAGGGGTTTTGGACCAGCCATGGCTCGCAGTGTTCCAGCCAATGCAGCCTGCTTCTTGGCTTATGAGGTGACCAGGTCGAGTCTAGGATAACTTGAATGCCCTTTCTTGATTCTTTTCCCCTCTAGTTTGGTCTAAATTTCCTGTTTATTTGGGCAAGGTGATTCTAGTGACTATTCTGGCTTTGCCTGCTGAATGCATCAGTTCATTTCTGACCGTGGAGTACAAAATATTTGATGGTCAGAAGCATTTGTTGCTCCTTAACATActgtttctctttctttctagtTATTGGAAGCTCGAAAAGATTTTTCCCATGGCATTGGTCTTTGACACTTTCTGTCAATTAAAATGTCACAGTGACTCTACTCTTGGTGGTGGTCTTCCAGATTGAAAACTCGAAGTCCCATTCTAAAATCTACGAACAAATTTGAACCAATTGGGCAGTGATGTCGATAAGGTCGTTTTGGGTGAGGGATTGCAGGTCTACATCCACTTTTGGCTGTTTTACTTGGAAACTTCACAGCCCTCCCTGGAAGAAGAAATGGCAACTAGAGGATTTTGGGAAGGCCTATGAGAGGGTGGCTGGTAGAGGCAAAGGGAACAAGCCGATGAGCCGAAGTCTGGCCTGATACTTTCCAGTCTAGCTTCAAATCAAATGATTTTAGATTGGCTTCTATTGAAGAACACGATATCTGGATG
It encodes the following:
- the LOC103713916 gene encoding mitochondrial carnitine/acylcarnitine carrier-like protein, which translates into the protein MADVAKDLTAGTIGGAAQLIVGHPFDTIKVKLQSQPAPLPGQFPKYSGAMDAVKQTTTSEGPRGLYKGMGAPLATVAAFNALLFTVRGQMEALLRSEPGAPLTVNQQVVCGAGAGVAVSFLACPTELIKCRLQAQSALAESAASSGAVKYKGPMDVAKHVLKSEGGLRGLCKGLVPTLAREVPGNAAMFGVYEAVKQYFAGGKNTSGLGRGHLIIAGGLAGASFWFFVYPTDVVKSVIQVDDYKNPKFSGSIDAFRKISASEGIKGLYRGFGPAMARSVPANAACFLAYEVTRSSLG